In Populus alba chromosome 1, ASM523922v2, whole genome shotgun sequence, a single window of DNA contains:
- the LOC118049807 gene encoding linoleate 13S-lipoxygenase 2-1, chloroplastic yields the protein MLKPQVYQQSNPTRALLRFTKQFIPGNDHSSFHLKPRSKAQKHFKAGFKPRSSKAIASLSQDTKIKVKAIVKVKRNVGGFLTSLGIDQGLNDIQDLLGKTILLELISVELHPKTELEKPTIKGYAHRRLSQANEYVEYEADFEVPPDFGEVGAISVENGYHTEVFLQEIVLNGLPQGNINVTCGSWIHSKYKNNRKRVFFTNKSYIPSQTPSGLRRLRQEEIIILRGNGLRKQQAGDRIYDYDVYNDIGDPDKSSELARPVLGGKKLPYPRRCRTGRPRSEIDPTSEIRKGDFYIPRDEASSEVKQISFYAKTFASLIQALVPLIYNAITSADHGFECFTSIESLYDEELELPPLPKEGLWKTLLPQLFKAINIPNGEDMLRFEMPKTMKRDKFCWLRDGEFGRQVLAGLNPYSIKLVMEWPINSKLDPEIYGPPESLLTTELIEAQIGGLIKVHEAIKQRKLFIVDYHDLLLPFVSKVREIEGTTLYGSRTLFFLTPEGTLRPLAIELTRPPIDGKPQWKQVFTPCDHSTGLWLWILAKAHVLAHDSGYHQLVSHWLRTHCVTEPYIIATHRQLSVMHPIFRLLHPHFRNTMAINALARESLINAGSIIESSFSPGKYSMEICSFAYDQLWRFDNEALPNDLISRGMAIEDPNAPHGLKLTIEDYPFANDGLILWDAIKQWVSDYVHHYYPDPSFVSSDEELQAWWTEIRTVGHADKKDEPWWNSELCWSGETLGNILRRLHSWWL from the exons ATGTTGAAGCCTCAAGTTTATCAACAATCAAACCCTACAAGAGCTCTCTTGCGATTTACCAAACAATTCATCCCTGGAAATGACCATTCTTCTTTCCATTTAAAACCAAGATCCAAAGCACAAAAACACTTTAAAGCTGGCTTTAAACCTAGAAGTTCTAAAGCTATAGCAAGTCTGTCGCAGGATACTAAGATTAAGGTTAAAGCTATTGTGAAGGTGAAACGAAATGTTGGTGGGTTTCTAACAAGCCTAGGGATTGACCAAGGACTGAATGATATTCAAGACTTGCTGGGGAAAACAATCTTGTTAGAGCTTATTAGTGTCGAGCTTCATCCCA AGACTGAGCTAGAGAAGCCAACAATTAAAGGGTATGCACACCGGAGATTAAGCCAAGCAAATGAGTACGTCGAATATGAAGCAGACTTCGAGGTTCCACCGGATTTTGGAGAGGTTGGTGCTATTTCTGTTGAAAACGGGTACCATACGGAGGTGTTCCTTCAAGAGATTGTCCTTAATGGCTTACCACAAGGCAACATCAATGTAACTTGTGGCTCATGGATACATtccaagtataaaaataatCGGAAAAGAGTCTTCTTCACTAATAAG TCATACATACCATCACAAACACCAAGTGGTTTAAGAAGACTGAGACAGGAAGAGATCATAATCTTGCGGGGCAATGGCCTGCGAAAACAGCAAGCTGGTGATAGAATATATGACTATGATGTTTATAATGATATTGGTGATCCTGATAAAAGTTCAGAACTAGCAAGACCGGTACTCGGTGGTAAAAAACTCCCTTACCCTAGACGTTGCCGAACCGGCCGGCCTCGAAGTGAGATAG ATCCAACATCAGAGATAAGGAAAGGTGATTTCTACATCCCTAGAGATGAAGCATCCTCAGAAGTAAAGCAGATATCATTCTATGCCAAGACATTTGCCTCATTAATCCAAGCACTCGTGCCTCTCATATATAATGCCATTACCAGTGCTGATCATGGATTCGAATGCTTTACATCAATAGAATCCCTTTACGATGAAGAACTTGAATTGCCTCCCCTTCCAAAAGAAGGGTTGTGGAAAACATTGTTGCCCCAACTTTTCAAGGCTATCAATATCCCCAACGGAGAAGATATGTTGCGCTTTGAGATGCCTAAAACAATGAAGA gagatAAATTCTGTTGGCTTAGGGATGGAGAATTCGGTCGACAGGTTCTTGCGGGTCTTAACCCATATAGCATCAAATTGGTCATG GAATGGCCAATAAATAGTAAACTTGACCCTGAGATCTATGGACCCCCAGAGTCTTTGTTAACTACAGAACTAATAGAGGCACAGATTGGAGGATTAATTAAAGTCCATGAG GCCATAAAACAAAGGAAGTTGTTCATCGTAGATTACCATGATCTCTTGTTACCATTTGTGAGCAAAGTAAgagaaattgaaggaacaacgttGTATGGTTCAAGAACATTGTTCTTCCTAACCCCAGAGGGCACATTAAGGCCACTAGCTATTGAACTGACTCGCCCGCCGATTGATGGGAAGCCTCAATGGAAGCAGGTATTTACACCATGTGACCATTCCACTGGTTTATGGCTTTGGATACTGGCCAAAGCACACGTGCTTGCTCATGACTCTGGTTATCATCAACTTGTTAGTCACTG GTTAAGAACGCATTGTGTGACCGAACCTTACATAATTGCAACACATCGGCAGCTCAGCGTTATGCATCCGATTTTTAGACTTTTACATCCTCATTTCCGCAACACAATGGCGATCAATGCTCTTGCTCGAGAATCTCTAATAAATGCTGGTAGTATCATTGAGTCTTCATTCTCACCTGGGAAGTATTCTATGGAGATTTGCTCTTTTGCTTATGATCAGCTGTGGCGGTTCGACAATGAGGCACTACCAAATGACCTGATCAGCAG AGGAATGGCTATAGAAGATCCAAATGCTCCACATGGCCTCAAACTTACAATCGAAGACTACCCTTTTGCCAACGATGGTTTAATCTTATGGGATGCCATCAAACAATGGGTTAGCGACTATGTTCATCACTACTACCCTGATCCAAGCTTCGTATCTTCTGACGAAGAGCTCCAAGCTTGGTGGACAGAAATTCGGACAGTAGGCCACGCAGACAAGAAAGATGAACCATGGTGGAACTCAGAACTCTGTTGGTCAGGAGAAACTTTGGGCAATATACTACGCAGGCTACATTCTTGGTGGCTTTGA
- the LOC118049740 gene encoding linoleate 13S-lipoxygenase 2-1, chloroplastic-like: protein MLKPQVSRQPYSTRTHLLFHQPFIQGSRHASFFLKSTSKFNIEAQKRFRVAFKPSETKAIASVTEESTGIKVKAVVTVKQTIGGLITSVGIERGLDDIKDLLGKTLLLELVSAELDPKTELEKPTIQAFAHRIGGHVVEGDIRYEADFEVPLNFGEVGAIFVENEHHKEMFLQDIVLDGLPHGAVNITCGSWVHSKYDNDRKRIFFTNKSYLPSETPRGIRRLREEELVLLRGNGQGQRKAGDRIYDYDVYNDIGNPDKKPELARPVLGGKEHPYPRRCRTGRPRCETDPSSEKRASAFYVPRDEAFSEVKQLTFSAKTLYSLFHALIPSIGNVIDDANIGFPYLTAIDSLFSEGIEMPPLTKEGFWKEVMPRLFKVIAGGGDVLRFEVPKPMERDKFFWFKDEEFARQTLAGLNPYSIKLVTEWPLKSELDPEIYGPPESAITSELLEAEIGGVTRVDKAIREKKLFILDYHDLLLPFVSKVREIKGTTLYGSRTLFFLTPEGTLRPLAIELTRPPMDGKPQWKQVFTPCYHSTGCWLWRLAKAHVLAHDSGFHQLVSHWLRTHCVTEPYIIATNRQLSVMHPIHRLLHPHFRYTMEINALARESLINAGGIIETSFSPGKYSMEMCSAAYDKLWRFDHEALPNDLISRGMAIEDLTAPHGLELTIDDYPFANDGLYLWDAIKQWVSDYVNHYYPESGLVASDAELQAWWTEIRTVGHADKKDEPWWPELKTRHNLIDIITTIIWVASGHHAAVNFGQYPYAGYFPNRPTIARTKMPTEDPTDEEWKLFLEKPEAALLATFPSKLQATRVMAVLSVLSNHSPDEEYIGEEIEQAWADDPIIKAAFEKFSGRLKQLEGIIDERNANPKFLNRHGAGIVPYELLKPFSKPGITGKGVPYSISI from the exons ATGTTGAAACCGCAGGTTTCTCGCCAACCATACTCCACAAGAACTCACTTACTTTTCCATCAGCCATTCATCCAAGGAAGTCgacatgcttctttttttctcaaatcaaCTTCCAAATTCAATATTGAAGCTCAAAAACGTTTTCGAGTTGCCTTTAAACCTAGCGAAACTAAAGCCATAGCAAGTGTCACAGAGGAGAGCACTGGCATTAAAGTTAAAGCTGTTGTGACTGTAAAACAAACTATTGGCGGGCTCATAACAAGCGTAGGGATTGAACGAGGTCTCGATGACATTAAAGACTTGCTTGGCAAAACACTCTTGTTAGAGCTTGTTAGTGCTGAGCTTGATCCCA AAACGGAACTAGAGAAGCCAACTATTCAAGCGTTTGCACATCGGATAGGCGGCCACGTAGTGGAGGGAGATATCAGATATGAAGCAGATTTTGAGGTTCCGTTGAATTTTGGAGAGGTTGGTGccatttttgttgaaaatgagCACCATAAGGAGATGTTTCTTCAGGACATAGTGCTTGATGGTTTACCTCATGGCGCGGTTAATATTACTTGTGGTTCATGGGTTCATTCTAAGTATGACAACGATCGTAAGAGAATCTTCTTCACCAACAAG TCATACTTGCCATCAGAAACACCAAGGGGGATTAGAAGATTGAGAGAGGAAGAGCTCGTACTTTTGCGAGGGAATGGGCAAGGACAACGTAAAGCAGGTGATAGAATATATGATTATGATGTGTATAATGATATAGGTAATCCTGATAAAAAACCAGAGCTAGCTAGACCGGTGCTCGGCGGTAAAGAACATCCTTACCCTAGACGTTGCCGAACAGGACGACCACGATGCGAGACAG ATCCATCGTCTGAGAAGAGGGCTAGTGCCTTCTACGTTCCCAGAGATGAAGCATTTTCAGAagtgaagcagcttaccttctCTGCCAAGACATTATACTCATTGTTCCACGCCTTGATACCTTCTATAGGAAATGTTATTGATGATGCAAATATTGGATTCCCATACTTGACTGCAATAGACTCACTCTTCAGTGAAGGAATTGAAATGCCACCACTTACAAAAGAAGGGTTTTGGAAAGAAGTTATGCCCCGGCTTTTCAAGGTCATCGCTGGTGGAGGAGATGTGCTGCGATTTGAAGTCCCTAAACCAATGGAAA GAGACAAGTTCTTCTGGTTTAAGGATGAAGAATTTGCTCGACAGACTCTTGCCGGTCTCAATCCGTATAGCATCAAATTGGTTACG GAATGGCCACTAAAGAGTGAGCTTGATCCAGAGATCTACGGTCCGCCAGAATCTGCGATTACCTCAGAGCTGTTAGAGGCAGAGATTGGAGGGGTAACTAGAGTTGATAAG GCCATAAGAGAAAAGAAGCTGTTCATCCTAGATTACCACGATCTCTTGTTACCATTTGTTAGCAAAGTCAGAGAAATCAAAGGAACAACGTTATACGGGTCGAGGACATTGTTCTTCCTAACCCCAGAGGGCACATTAAGGCCACTAGCAATTGAACTGACTCGCCCACCGATGGACGGGAAGCCTCAATGGAAGCAAGTGTTTACACCGTGTTACCATTCCACAGGTTGCTGGCTCTGGAGGCTAGCTAAAGCTCATGTCCTTGCTCATGACTCTGGTTTTCATCAACTTGTTAGCCACTG GCTTAGAACACATTGTGTGACAGAACCTTATATAATTGCAACGAATCGGCAGCTTAGTGTTATGCATCCAATTCACAGACTGTTACATCCTCATTTTCGATACACAATGGAGATCAATGCTTTAGCTAGAGAATCATTAATCAATGCAGGTGGTATCATTGAGACTTCATTCTCTCCTGGCAAGTATTCTATGGAGATGTGCTCTGCTGCCTATGATAAGCTGTGGCGGTTTGACCATGAAGCACTACCCAATGACCTAATCAGCAG GGGAATGGCGATTGAAGATCTAACTGCCCCACATGGCCTAGAACTTACAATCGACGACTACCCTTTCGCCAACGATGGTTTGTATTTATGGGATGCCATCAAACAATGGGTTAGTGACTATGTAAATCACTACTACCCTGAATCAGGTTTAGTAGCTTCCGATGCAGAGCTCCAAGCATGGTGGACTGAAATTCGGACAGTAGGCCATGCTGACAAGAAAGATGAACCATGGTGGCCTGAACTCAAAACACGACATAACCTTATCGATATCATCACTACTATCATATGGGTGGCCTCAGGTCACCACGCTGCGGTGAACTTTGGACAGTATCCTTACGCAGGATACTTTCCTAACAGGCCTACCATTGCCAGAACAAAAATGCCAACCGAAGACCCTACGGATGAAGAATGGAAACTTTTCTTGGAAAAACCTGAAGCAGCACTCTTGGCAACCTTCCCTTCCAAACTTCAGGCAACGAGAGTAATGGCTGTGTTGAGTGTGCTATCAAACCATTCTCCTGATGAGGAATATATCGGGGAGGAAATAGAACAAGCATGGGCAGATGATCCAATTATAAAGGCAGCTTTTGAGAAGTTCAGTGGGAGGTTGAAACAGCTAGAAGGGATAATTGATGAAAGGAATGCTAATCCAAAATTTCTGAATAGACATGGAGCTGGCATTGTGCCATATGAGCTTTTGAAGCCTTTTTCTAAGCCAGGGATAACAGGAAAGGGAGTTCCATATAGTATTTCCATTTGA